A single region of the Xiphias gladius isolate SHS-SW01 ecotype Sanya breed wild chromosome 17, ASM1685928v1, whole genome shotgun sequence genome encodes:
- the alg5 gene encoding dolichyl-phosphate beta-glucosyltransferase isoform X1 has product MDFLCEIVQVLVALAALGFIVVLILAHATAGMVNLTRHEKEKYFLTTSGEKERCPSLHDPHSRELSVVVPAYNEELRMPVMLDEATEYLENRQKQNPSFTYEVIVVDDGSKDKTTEVALRYTRKYGADKVRVLTLVQNRGKGGAVRMGIMSSRGKVILMADADGATKFSDIDKVEAGLKVLSPKPENMAISCGSRAHLEKESVAQRSVFRTFLMYGFHFLVWFFCVRGIRDTQCGFKLFTREAALKTFSSLHVERWAFDVELLYIAQCFKIPIAEVAVNWTEIEGSKLVPFWSWLQMGRDLIFIRLRYITGAWKLESPNKTD; this is encoded by the exons ATGGATTTCCTCTGTGAAATAGTTCAAGTTTTGGTCGCATTAGCAGCTCTAGGTTTCATCGTG GTGCTCATTCTAGCACACGCCACTGCCGGGATGGTGAACCTGACACGCCACGAGAAGGAGAAATACTTCCTCACCACCTCAGGAGAGAAGGAGCGGTGCCCCAGCCTGCACGATCCCCACTCCAGGGAGCTCTCTGTGGTGGTCCCAGCCTACAACGAGGAGCTCCGAA TGCCTGTGATGTTGGATGAGGCTACGGAGTACTTAGAAAACAGACAG AAACAAAACCCTTCTTTTACCTATGAGGTCATTGTGGTTGATGATGGCAGCAAAGACAAAACCACAGAG GTCGCTTTGCGGTACACTAGGAAGTATGGTGCAGATAAAGTGCGGGTCCTGACGCTGGTGCAGAACAGGGGGAAGGGGGGAGCTGTGCGGATG GGAATTATGAGCTCCAGAGGTAAAGTCATTCTGATGGCCGATGCTGACGGAGCCACCAAGTTTTCTGACATTGACAAAGTGGAGGCTGGACTTAAAGTACTCAGCCCTAAACCG GAGAACATGGCAATTTCCTGTGGTTCCAGAGCTCACCTGGAGAAAGAGTCTGTAGCTCAG CGATCTGTGTTTCGTACATTCCTTATGTATGGCTTTCACTTCCTGGTGTGGTTCTTCTGCGTGAGAGGGATCAGGGACACACAGTGCGGCTTCAAGCTTTTCACACGTGAGGCTGCACTCAAGACGTTCTCTTCTCTCCACGTAGAGCGATG GGCTTTTGATGTGGAGCTCCTGTATATTGCCCAGTGTTTTAAAATCCCCATAGCAGAGGTGGCGGTCAACTGGACCGAAATAGAAG GATCCAAGCTGGTCCCCTTTTGGAGCTGGCTGCAGATGGGACGAGACCTGATTTTCATTCGCCTTCGCTACATCACTGGAGCCTGGAAACTGGAGTCACCAAATAAGACTGACTAG
- the supt20 gene encoding transcription factor SPT20 homolog isoform X3 — translation MQQVLEYALDRAEYIVESARQRPAKRRTSSGGRKSLYQKLNELYIEECEKEPELKNLRRNVNLLEKLVSQESVSCLVVNLYPGNEGYSLMLRGKNGSDSETIRLPYEEGELLEYLDAEELPPILVDLLEKSQVNIFHCGCVIVEVRDYRQSGNTKMPTYQSRHILLRPTMQTLICDVHAMTSDHHKWTQDDKLQLESQLILATAEPLCLDPSISVTCTANRLLYNKQKMNTRSMKRCFKRHSRAALNRQQELSHLPMPPQLRLYDYLQRRKERKPAPVIDLKISKIGNCVDMWKQSNCQLTVPKEIDVEKYAVVEKSLQLEDSQPTTVIWPAEEVVDDYTFECEVGGQAQMTKVSIFQSMGDPLVYGKIYCAKEPKAEEDSTDLKLTHPPFLIGSKIDADRFLNQYKGVYERDVKCQVKMSHNSGNVGQGPPSPSKEEGDGISPLVQTSVLGKGVKHRPPPIKLPSGSGSSSSGNPYSSQTASGLLKCPTPPPAKSQSLNRKHSMELGQVGLLSPASLSPMGSTQRSGTPKPSTPTPTNTPCSTPHPADSLSAPLSVTPTPSDPPMVQSQSQPALLTPFAQQQLALSQPLPVMTIPLSTMGTSITTGTTSSQVMANPAGLNFINVVSSVCSSQTLMSGSNPMLGPGLNLSGILPPGGLMPTMQSAAQTGSHFSLNSSPGLRPLNLLQIPTGPLIFNSLQQQQLSQFSPQQSQSATSSPQQQGETGDQGSDQSLGNQQTAVINLGVGGFMSPQAAVAILAAPNAAAANGYGSSSSSGGSATATYRQPTKK, via the exons ATG CAACAAGTTTTGGAATATGCATTGGATCGAGCCGAG TACATTGTGGAAAGTGCTCGACAACGACCAGCCAAAAGAAGAACTTCATCCGGTGGGAGGAAGAGTTTGTATCAGAAGCTCAATGAGCTGTACATAGAGGAATGTGAGAAAGAGCCAGAGTTAAAG AATTTGAGGAGAAATGTGAATCTACTAGAGAAGCTGGTGTCTCAGGAGTCTGTATCATGTCTGGTGGTCAACCTGTACCCTGGGAATGAAGGCTATTCTTTAATGCTCAGGGGCAAAAATGGATCTG ATTCTGAAACAATCCGTCTGCCATATGAAGAGGGAGAACTGCTGGAGTACCTAGATGCTGAGGAGTTGCCTCCTATTCTGGTGGATCTACTGGAGAAATCACAG GTGAACATCTTCCACTGTGGCTGTGTAATAGTAGAGGTGAGAGATTACAGGCAGTCTGGAAATACCAAGATGCCCACCTATCAGAGCAGACACATCCTGCTGCGGCCAACCATGCAG ACTCTGATCTGTGATGTCCATGCCATGACCAGTGACCACCACAAGTGGACACAG GATGACAAATTACAGCTTGAGAGTCAGTTGATTTTGGCCACAGCCGAACCCCTGTGTCTGGACCCCTCCATATCTGTCACCTGCACAGCCAACCGGCTGCTctacaacaaacagaaaatgaacactCGCTCCATGAAACG GTGTTTCAAGAGGCACTCTCGAGCTGCACTGAACAGGCAGCAGGAGCTTTCCCATCTGCCCATGCCACCGCAGCTACGACTCTATGACTACCtacagaggaggaaggaaaggaaaccTGCTCCCGTCATAGACCTGAAGATCTCAAAGATCGGAAAC TGTGTTGACATGTGGAAGCAGAGCAACTGCCAACTAACTGTACCGAAGGAAATTGAT GTGGAAAAGTACGCTGTGGTTGAGAAATCCCTGCAGTTGGAGGACTCGCAGCCCACTACTGTGATCTGGCCTGCTGAG GAAGTCGTAGACGACTACACTTTTGAGTGTGAGGTCGGGGGCCAAGCACAGATGACCAAGGTGTCCATCTTCCAGTCGATGGGAGATCCACTGGTGTATGGGAAGATCTACTGTGCTAAAGAACcaaaagcagaggaggacagCACAGACCTGAAGCTCACACATCCCCC CTTCCTCATAGGCTCAAAGATAGATGCAGACCG CTTTCTCAATCAGTACAAAGGAGTGTATGAGAGAGATGTGAAGTGTCAGGTCAAGATGTCCCATAACTCAGGCAACGTGGGCCAGGGGCCTCCCTCCCCCAGCAAAGAAGAG GGTGATGGTATTTCTCCATTGGTCCAGACATCTGTTTTGGGGAAAGGGGTGAAGCACAGACCCCCTCCCATCAAACTGCCTTCAGGATCAGGCAGCAGCTCCTCAG GTAATCCATATAGTTCACAAACCGCCAGTGGTCTACTCAAGTGTCCTACACCCCCTCCAGCCAAAAGCCAGTCTCTGAACAGGAAGCACTCCATGGAGCTGGGCCAGGTGGGCCTGCTGTCAcctgcctccctctcccctATGGGCTCCACACAGA GATCGGGAACCCCCAAGCCATCCACCCCCACACCCACCAACACGCCGTGCTCCACCCCGCACCCCGCCGactccctctctgctcctctctcgGTGACGCCCACCCCTTCAGACCCTCCCATGGTTCAGAGCCAGTCGCAGCCAGCCCTCCTCACGCCTTTCGCCCAGCAGCAACTGGCTCTAAGCCAGCCCCTGCCCGTCATGACCATTCCCCTGTCCACCATGGGTACGTCCATCACCACAGGAACCACCTCGTCGCAAGTCATGGCCAACCCGGCAGGGCTCAATTTCATCAATGTAGTCAGCTCCGTCTG CAGTTCTCAAACTTTGATGAGCGGCTCCAACCCCATGCTGGGCCCAGGCCTTAACCTGAGTGGAATCCTGCCCCCTGGAGGACTGATGCCCACCATGCAGTCCGCAGCACAGACTG GGAGTCATTTCAGCCTGAACAGCAGTCCTGGGTTGAGACCACTGAACCTACTGCAG ATCCCCACTGGTCCTCTCATCTTTAactctctgcagcagcagcagctgtctcAGTTCTCCCCACAGCAGAGTCAGTCGGCCACCTCCAGTCCTCAACAGCAGGGCGAGACG ggtGACCAGGGGTCAGATCAAAGTTTAGGAAACCAGCAAACGGCGGTCATCAACCTGGGAGTCGGAGGCTTCATGTCTCCACAGGCAGCAG TTGCAATTCTTGCAGCAccaaatgcagcagcagcaaatggCTATGGGAGCAGCAGCTCCTCCGGGGGGAGCGCCACGGCAACATACCGCCAGCCAACCAAGAagtaa
- the exosc8 gene encoding exosome complex component RRP43, producing the protein MAAGFKTAEPLEYHRSFLKENCRPDGRELSEFRTTTLNIGSISTADGSALVKIGNTTVICGIKAELTNPTVEAPGKGYIVPNVDLPPLCSSRFRPGPPGEQAQAASQLVADVIESSEVIQTEDLCIERGKLCWVLYCDMMCLDYDGNVLDACIVALLAALKNTQLPEVTINTETLTPEADLEKRHGLHIRKHPVATSFCIFDNSILIVDPTSEEESLATAQLTVVTDEEDRLCSVHKPGGTSLSGEKLQECIGRATARQREIQKLVEKVIRSVKTAQ; encoded by the exons ATGGCGGCTGGTTTCAA GACTGCTGAGCCTCTGGAGTACCACCGGAGCTTTCTG AAAGAAAACTGCCGACCCGATGGACGAGAGCTGTCAGAATTCAGAACCACAACACTGAACATAG GCTCCATATCCACAGCAGACGGCTCAGCCCTGGTGAAGATTGGAAACACCACGGTCATCTGTGGGATCAAAGCG GAGTTGACAAACCCCACAGTGGAAGCACCTGGTAAAGGTTACATTG TGCCCAATGTGGACCTGCCGCCTCTGTGTTCGTCTCGGTTTCGACCGGGCCCGCCGGGAGAACAGGCTCAGGCTGCCAGCCAGCTTGTCGCCGATGTTATCGAAAG ctctgaagTGATACAAACAGAGGACTTGTGCATTGAAAGAGGAAAG CTCTGCTGGGTGCTCTACTGCGACATGATGTGTCTCGACTACGACGGGAACGTGTTGGACGCTTGTATTGTCGCCCTGCTGGCTGCCCTGAAAAACA CACAACTCCCAGAGGTCACCATCAACACAGAGACACTTACACCAGAGGCGGACTTAGAAAAGAGGCATGGGCTGCACATTCGCAAACATCCAGTCGCCACCTCTTTTTGTATCTTCGATAA CTCCATACTGATTGTCGACCCCACATCCGAGGAGGAGAGTCTGGCGACTGCTCAGCTTACTGTGGTGACAGATGAGGAAGATCGGCTCTGCTCTGTACACAAACCAG GTGGGACATCACTGTCGGGAGAGAAGCTGCAAGAGTGCATTGGCCGAGCAACGGCGCGACAGAGAGAGATCCAGAAACTTGTTGAAAAAGTCATACGTAGTGTGAAGACAGCGCAATAA
- the supt20 gene encoding transcription factor SPT20 homolog isoform X2 — protein sequence MQQVLEYALDRAEYIVESARQRPAKRRTSSGGRKSLYQKLNELYIEECEKEPELKNLRRNVNLLEKLVSQESVSCLVVNLYPGNEGYSLMLRGKNGSDSETIRLPYEEGELLEYLDAEELPPILVDLLEKSQVNIFHCGCVIVEVRDYRQSGNTKMPTYQSRHILLRPTMQTLICDVHAMTSDHHKWTQDDKLQLESQLILATAEPLCLDPSISVTCTANRLLYNKQKMNTRSMKRCFKRHSRAALNRQQELSHLPMPPQLRLYDYLQRRKERKPAPVIDLKISKIGNCVDMWKQSNCQLTVPKEIDVEKYAVVEKSLQLEDSQPTTVIWPAEEVVDDYTFECEVGGQAQMTKVSIFQSMGDPLVYGKIYCAKEPKAEEDSTDLKLTHPPFLIGSKIDADRFLNQYKGVYERDVKCQVKMSHNSGNVGQGPPSPSKEEGDGISPLVQTSVLGKGVKHRPPPIKLPSGSGSSSSGNPYSSQTASGLLKCPTPPPAKSQSLNRKHSMELGQVGLLSPASLSPMGSTQRSGTPKPSTPTPTNTPCSTPHPADSLSAPLSVTPTPSDPPMVQSQSQPALLTPFAQQQLALSQPLPVMTIPLSTMGTSITTGTTSSQVMANPAGLNFINVVSSVCSQTLMSGSNPMLGPGLNLSGILPPGGLMPTMQSAAQTGSHFSLNSSPGLRPLNLLQIPTGPLIFNSLQQQQLSQFSPQQSQSATSSPQQQGETGDQGSDQSLGNQQTAVINLGVGGFMSPQAAVLSQLGCGLDGSGPPLPSPRLQQQHQPQIQLQFLQHQMQQQQMAMGAAAPPGGAPRQHTASQPRSKRKRSTPQPLPKS from the exons ATG CAACAAGTTTTGGAATATGCATTGGATCGAGCCGAG TACATTGTGGAAAGTGCTCGACAACGACCAGCCAAAAGAAGAACTTCATCCGGTGGGAGGAAGAGTTTGTATCAGAAGCTCAATGAGCTGTACATAGAGGAATGTGAGAAAGAGCCAGAGTTAAAG AATTTGAGGAGAAATGTGAATCTACTAGAGAAGCTGGTGTCTCAGGAGTCTGTATCATGTCTGGTGGTCAACCTGTACCCTGGGAATGAAGGCTATTCTTTAATGCTCAGGGGCAAAAATGGATCTG ATTCTGAAACAATCCGTCTGCCATATGAAGAGGGAGAACTGCTGGAGTACCTAGATGCTGAGGAGTTGCCTCCTATTCTGGTGGATCTACTGGAGAAATCACAG GTGAACATCTTCCACTGTGGCTGTGTAATAGTAGAGGTGAGAGATTACAGGCAGTCTGGAAATACCAAGATGCCCACCTATCAGAGCAGACACATCCTGCTGCGGCCAACCATGCAG ACTCTGATCTGTGATGTCCATGCCATGACCAGTGACCACCACAAGTGGACACAG GATGACAAATTACAGCTTGAGAGTCAGTTGATTTTGGCCACAGCCGAACCCCTGTGTCTGGACCCCTCCATATCTGTCACCTGCACAGCCAACCGGCTGCTctacaacaaacagaaaatgaacactCGCTCCATGAAACG GTGTTTCAAGAGGCACTCTCGAGCTGCACTGAACAGGCAGCAGGAGCTTTCCCATCTGCCCATGCCACCGCAGCTACGACTCTATGACTACCtacagaggaggaaggaaaggaaaccTGCTCCCGTCATAGACCTGAAGATCTCAAAGATCGGAAAC TGTGTTGACATGTGGAAGCAGAGCAACTGCCAACTAACTGTACCGAAGGAAATTGAT GTGGAAAAGTACGCTGTGGTTGAGAAATCCCTGCAGTTGGAGGACTCGCAGCCCACTACTGTGATCTGGCCTGCTGAG GAAGTCGTAGACGACTACACTTTTGAGTGTGAGGTCGGGGGCCAAGCACAGATGACCAAGGTGTCCATCTTCCAGTCGATGGGAGATCCACTGGTGTATGGGAAGATCTACTGTGCTAAAGAACcaaaagcagaggaggacagCACAGACCTGAAGCTCACACATCCCCC CTTCCTCATAGGCTCAAAGATAGATGCAGACCG CTTTCTCAATCAGTACAAAGGAGTGTATGAGAGAGATGTGAAGTGTCAGGTCAAGATGTCCCATAACTCAGGCAACGTGGGCCAGGGGCCTCCCTCCCCCAGCAAAGAAGAG GGTGATGGTATTTCTCCATTGGTCCAGACATCTGTTTTGGGGAAAGGGGTGAAGCACAGACCCCCTCCCATCAAACTGCCTTCAGGATCAGGCAGCAGCTCCTCAG GTAATCCATATAGTTCACAAACCGCCAGTGGTCTACTCAAGTGTCCTACACCCCCTCCAGCCAAAAGCCAGTCTCTGAACAGGAAGCACTCCATGGAGCTGGGCCAGGTGGGCCTGCTGTCAcctgcctccctctcccctATGGGCTCCACACAGA GATCGGGAACCCCCAAGCCATCCACCCCCACACCCACCAACACGCCGTGCTCCACCCCGCACCCCGCCGactccctctctgctcctctctcgGTGACGCCCACCCCTTCAGACCCTCCCATGGTTCAGAGCCAGTCGCAGCCAGCCCTCCTCACGCCTTTCGCCCAGCAGCAACTGGCTCTAAGCCAGCCCCTGCCCGTCATGACCATTCCCCTGTCCACCATGGGTACGTCCATCACCACAGGAACCACCTCGTCGCAAGTCATGGCCAACCCGGCAGGGCTCAATTTCATCAATGTAGTCAGCTCCGTCTG TTCTCAAACTTTGATGAGCGGCTCCAACCCCATGCTGGGCCCAGGCCTTAACCTGAGTGGAATCCTGCCCCCTGGAGGACTGATGCCCACCATGCAGTCCGCAGCACAGACTG GGAGTCATTTCAGCCTGAACAGCAGTCCTGGGTTGAGACCACTGAACCTACTGCAG ATCCCCACTGGTCCTCTCATCTTTAactctctgcagcagcagcagctgtctcAGTTCTCCCCACAGCAGAGTCAGTCGGCCACCTCCAGTCCTCAACAGCAGGGCGAGACG ggtGACCAGGGGTCAGATCAAAGTTTAGGAAACCAGCAAACGGCGGTCATCAACCTGGGAGTCGGAGGCTTCATGTCTCCACAGGCAGCAG TGCTGTCCCAGTTGGGCTGTGGGCTGGACGGGTCTGGGCCCCCGCTGCCTTCTCCAaggcttcagcagcagcaccagccaCAGATCCAA TTGCAATTCTTGCAGCAccaaatgcagcagcagcaaatggCTATGGGAGCAGCAGCTCCTCCGGGGGGAGCGCCACGGCAACATACCGCCAGCCAACCAAGAagtaagaggaagaggagcacgCCACAGCCCCTCCCTAAGTCATGA
- the supt20 gene encoding transcription factor SPT20 homolog isoform X1 — MQQVLEYALDRAEYIVESARQRPAKRRTSSGGRKSLYQKLNELYIEECEKEPELKNLRRNVNLLEKLVSQESVSCLVVNLYPGNEGYSLMLRGKNGSDSETIRLPYEEGELLEYLDAEELPPILVDLLEKSQVNIFHCGCVIVEVRDYRQSGNTKMPTYQSRHILLRPTMQTLICDVHAMTSDHHKWTQDDKLQLESQLILATAEPLCLDPSISVTCTANRLLYNKQKMNTRSMKRCFKRHSRAALNRQQELSHLPMPPQLRLYDYLQRRKERKPAPVIDLKISKIGNCVDMWKQSNCQLTVPKEIDVEKYAVVEKSLQLEDSQPTTVIWPAEEVVDDYTFECEVGGQAQMTKVSIFQSMGDPLVYGKIYCAKEPKAEEDSTDLKLTHPPFLIGSKIDADRFLNQYKGVYERDVKCQVKMSHNSGNVGQGPPSPSKEEGDGISPLVQTSVLGKGVKHRPPPIKLPSGSGSSSSGNPYSSQTASGLLKCPTPPPAKSQSLNRKHSMELGQVGLLSPASLSPMGSTQRSGTPKPSTPTPTNTPCSTPHPADSLSAPLSVTPTPSDPPMVQSQSQPALLTPFAQQQLALSQPLPVMTIPLSTMGTSITTGTTSSQVMANPAGLNFINVVSSVCSSQTLMSGSNPMLGPGLNLSGILPPGGLMPTMQSAAQTGSHFSLNSSPGLRPLNLLQIPTGPLIFNSLQQQQLSQFSPQQSQSATSSPQQQGETGDQGSDQSLGNQQTAVINLGVGGFMSPQAAVLSQLGCGLDGSGPPLPSPRLQQQHQPQIQLQFLQHQMQQQQMAMGAAAPPGGAPRQHTASQPRSKRKRSTPQPLPKS; from the exons ATG CAACAAGTTTTGGAATATGCATTGGATCGAGCCGAG TACATTGTGGAAAGTGCTCGACAACGACCAGCCAAAAGAAGAACTTCATCCGGTGGGAGGAAGAGTTTGTATCAGAAGCTCAATGAGCTGTACATAGAGGAATGTGAGAAAGAGCCAGAGTTAAAG AATTTGAGGAGAAATGTGAATCTACTAGAGAAGCTGGTGTCTCAGGAGTCTGTATCATGTCTGGTGGTCAACCTGTACCCTGGGAATGAAGGCTATTCTTTAATGCTCAGGGGCAAAAATGGATCTG ATTCTGAAACAATCCGTCTGCCATATGAAGAGGGAGAACTGCTGGAGTACCTAGATGCTGAGGAGTTGCCTCCTATTCTGGTGGATCTACTGGAGAAATCACAG GTGAACATCTTCCACTGTGGCTGTGTAATAGTAGAGGTGAGAGATTACAGGCAGTCTGGAAATACCAAGATGCCCACCTATCAGAGCAGACACATCCTGCTGCGGCCAACCATGCAG ACTCTGATCTGTGATGTCCATGCCATGACCAGTGACCACCACAAGTGGACACAG GATGACAAATTACAGCTTGAGAGTCAGTTGATTTTGGCCACAGCCGAACCCCTGTGTCTGGACCCCTCCATATCTGTCACCTGCACAGCCAACCGGCTGCTctacaacaaacagaaaatgaacactCGCTCCATGAAACG GTGTTTCAAGAGGCACTCTCGAGCTGCACTGAACAGGCAGCAGGAGCTTTCCCATCTGCCCATGCCACCGCAGCTACGACTCTATGACTACCtacagaggaggaaggaaaggaaaccTGCTCCCGTCATAGACCTGAAGATCTCAAAGATCGGAAAC TGTGTTGACATGTGGAAGCAGAGCAACTGCCAACTAACTGTACCGAAGGAAATTGAT GTGGAAAAGTACGCTGTGGTTGAGAAATCCCTGCAGTTGGAGGACTCGCAGCCCACTACTGTGATCTGGCCTGCTGAG GAAGTCGTAGACGACTACACTTTTGAGTGTGAGGTCGGGGGCCAAGCACAGATGACCAAGGTGTCCATCTTCCAGTCGATGGGAGATCCACTGGTGTATGGGAAGATCTACTGTGCTAAAGAACcaaaagcagaggaggacagCACAGACCTGAAGCTCACACATCCCCC CTTCCTCATAGGCTCAAAGATAGATGCAGACCG CTTTCTCAATCAGTACAAAGGAGTGTATGAGAGAGATGTGAAGTGTCAGGTCAAGATGTCCCATAACTCAGGCAACGTGGGCCAGGGGCCTCCCTCCCCCAGCAAAGAAGAG GGTGATGGTATTTCTCCATTGGTCCAGACATCTGTTTTGGGGAAAGGGGTGAAGCACAGACCCCCTCCCATCAAACTGCCTTCAGGATCAGGCAGCAGCTCCTCAG GTAATCCATATAGTTCACAAACCGCCAGTGGTCTACTCAAGTGTCCTACACCCCCTCCAGCCAAAAGCCAGTCTCTGAACAGGAAGCACTCCATGGAGCTGGGCCAGGTGGGCCTGCTGTCAcctgcctccctctcccctATGGGCTCCACACAGA GATCGGGAACCCCCAAGCCATCCACCCCCACACCCACCAACACGCCGTGCTCCACCCCGCACCCCGCCGactccctctctgctcctctctcgGTGACGCCCACCCCTTCAGACCCTCCCATGGTTCAGAGCCAGTCGCAGCCAGCCCTCCTCACGCCTTTCGCCCAGCAGCAACTGGCTCTAAGCCAGCCCCTGCCCGTCATGACCATTCCCCTGTCCACCATGGGTACGTCCATCACCACAGGAACCACCTCGTCGCAAGTCATGGCCAACCCGGCAGGGCTCAATTTCATCAATGTAGTCAGCTCCGTCTG CAGTTCTCAAACTTTGATGAGCGGCTCCAACCCCATGCTGGGCCCAGGCCTTAACCTGAGTGGAATCCTGCCCCCTGGAGGACTGATGCCCACCATGCAGTCCGCAGCACAGACTG GGAGTCATTTCAGCCTGAACAGCAGTCCTGGGTTGAGACCACTGAACCTACTGCAG ATCCCCACTGGTCCTCTCATCTTTAactctctgcagcagcagcagctgtctcAGTTCTCCCCACAGCAGAGTCAGTCGGCCACCTCCAGTCCTCAACAGCAGGGCGAGACG ggtGACCAGGGGTCAGATCAAAGTTTAGGAAACCAGCAAACGGCGGTCATCAACCTGGGAGTCGGAGGCTTCATGTCTCCACAGGCAGCAG TGCTGTCCCAGTTGGGCTGTGGGCTGGACGGGTCTGGGCCCCCGCTGCCTTCTCCAaggcttcagcagcagcaccagccaCAGATCCAA TTGCAATTCTTGCAGCAccaaatgcagcagcagcaaatggCTATGGGAGCAGCAGCTCCTCCGGGGGGAGCGCCACGGCAACATACCGCCAGCCAACCAAGAagtaagaggaagaggagcacgCCACAGCCCCTCCCTAAGTCATGA
- the alg5 gene encoding dolichyl-phosphate beta-glucosyltransferase isoform X2, with product MVNLTRHEKEKYFLTTSGEKERCPSLHDPHSRELSVVVPAYNEELRMPVMLDEATEYLENRQKQNPSFTYEVIVVDDGSKDKTTEVALRYTRKYGADKVRVLTLVQNRGKGGAVRMGIMSSRGKVILMADADGATKFSDIDKVEAGLKVLSPKPENMAISCGSRAHLEKESVAQRSVFRTFLMYGFHFLVWFFCVRGIRDTQCGFKLFTREAALKTFSSLHVERWAFDVELLYIAQCFKIPIAEVAVNWTEIEGSKLVPFWSWLQMGRDLIFIRLRYITGAWKLESPNKTD from the exons ATGGTGAACCTGACACGCCACGAGAAGGAGAAATACTTCCTCACCACCTCAGGAGAGAAGGAGCGGTGCCCCAGCCTGCACGATCCCCACTCCAGGGAGCTCTCTGTGGTGGTCCCAGCCTACAACGAGGAGCTCCGAA TGCCTGTGATGTTGGATGAGGCTACGGAGTACTTAGAAAACAGACAG AAACAAAACCCTTCTTTTACCTATGAGGTCATTGTGGTTGATGATGGCAGCAAAGACAAAACCACAGAG GTCGCTTTGCGGTACACTAGGAAGTATGGTGCAGATAAAGTGCGGGTCCTGACGCTGGTGCAGAACAGGGGGAAGGGGGGAGCTGTGCGGATG GGAATTATGAGCTCCAGAGGTAAAGTCATTCTGATGGCCGATGCTGACGGAGCCACCAAGTTTTCTGACATTGACAAAGTGGAGGCTGGACTTAAAGTACTCAGCCCTAAACCG GAGAACATGGCAATTTCCTGTGGTTCCAGAGCTCACCTGGAGAAAGAGTCTGTAGCTCAG CGATCTGTGTTTCGTACATTCCTTATGTATGGCTTTCACTTCCTGGTGTGGTTCTTCTGCGTGAGAGGGATCAGGGACACACAGTGCGGCTTCAAGCTTTTCACACGTGAGGCTGCACTCAAGACGTTCTCTTCTCTCCACGTAGAGCGATG GGCTTTTGATGTGGAGCTCCTGTATATTGCCCAGTGTTTTAAAATCCCCATAGCAGAGGTGGCGGTCAACTGGACCGAAATAGAAG GATCCAAGCTGGTCCCCTTTTGGAGCTGGCTGCAGATGGGACGAGACCTGATTTTCATTCGCCTTCGCTACATCACTGGAGCCTGGAAACTGGAGTCACCAAATAAGACTGACTAG